The Rhododendron vialii isolate Sample 1 chromosome 8a, ASM3025357v1 genome has a window encoding:
- the LOC131336191 gene encoding microtubule-associated protein RP/EB family member 1C-like: MATNTGTMESAYFVGRSEILSWINSTLQLNLSKVEEACSGAVQCQLMDAVHPGMVPMHKVNFDAKNEYDMIQNYKVLQDVFNKLKITKHIEVNKLVKGRPLDNLEFMQWMKWYFDSVNGGVLHSYNPLERRETSKGGKEGSKKSASSQSSTKSSTAASKTQTSHNARRNDAIATNQSVKASRPSSREGPAYDEQITELKLSIDSLEKERDFYFAKLRDIEIVCQFPEIENLPVVEAIKRILYATDDSASAVAEAQALISQHENQVSMLSPISEVAEEGSKSDTQKRKNIINVDVDVAANTTLSPRQRISDVSDVHCSGSPLVTY; this comes from the exons ATGGCCACGAACACCGGGACGATGGAATCGGCGTACTTCGTGGGCAGATCGGAGATCTTGTCGTGGATCAACTCGACTCTGCAACTCAACCTCTCCAAAGTCGAAGag GCGTGTTCGGGTGCGGTTCAGTGCCAGCTGATGGACGCGGTTCACCCCGGGATGGTGCCGATGCACAAGGTCAACTTTGACGCGAAGAACGAGTACGACATGATTCAGAACTACAAGGTCCTTCAAGACGTCTTTAACAAACTTAAGATCACCAAG CACATTGAGGTGAACAAGTTAGTGAAAGGAAGGCCCCTGGATAATCTGGAATTTATGCAATGGATGAAGTGGTACTTCGATTCGGTGAATGGAGGTGTCCTACACAG TTACAATCCTTTGGAAAGGAGAGAGACTTCGAAAGGAGGTAAAGAAGGGAGCAAGAAATCTGCATCCTCACAATCTTCCACCAAGTCATCAACTGCTGCTTCCAAAACTCAGACCTCTCACAATGCTCGGAGGAATGATGCCATTGCTACAAATCAATCTGTAAAGGCCTCTAGACCTTCCTCTAGAGAAGGGCCTGCATATGACGAACAG ATAACGGAACTGAAGTTGTCAATTGATAgtttagagaaagaaagagacttCTACTTTGCGAAGTTGAGGGATATTGAGATCGTGTGCCAGTTTCCTGAGATTGAGAATTTGCCT gTAGTTGAAGCAATAAAAAGGATTTTATATGCTACAGACGACAGTGCATCGGCAGTGGCTGAAGCTCAAGCCTTGATCTCTCAGCATGAGAATCAAGTTTCAATGTTGAGTCCCATTTCTGAGGTGGCAGAAGAAGGGTCCAAGTCAGAtactcaaaagaggaaaaacattATCAATGTCGATGTTGATGTTGCAGCCAATACTACATTATCTCCGAGGCAACGGATTTCTGATGTTTCTGATGTCCATTGCAGCGGATCACCCCTTGTGACTTACTGA
- the LOC131336192 gene encoding ADP-ribosylation factor 2-B-like isoform X2: protein MGMTISRLLKILFARKEMRILMVGLDAAGKTTILYKLKLGEIVTTIPTIGFNVETVEYKNVSFTVWDVGGQDKIRPLWRHYFQNTQGLIFVVDSNDRDRILEARDELHRMLNEDELREAILLVFANKQDLPNAMNVSEITDKLGLHSIRQRHWYIQSTCATSGQGLYEGLDWLSSNISGKG from the exons ATGGGTATGACAATATCTCGGCTTCTAAAGATACTCTTTGCGAGGAAGGAAATGAGGATTCTGATGGTTGGTCTTGATGCTGCCGGAAAAACAACTATCCTTTACAAGCTGAAACTCGGAGAGATTGTCACTACCATACCCACAATCG GTTTTAATGTGGAAACTGTGGAATACAAGAACGTAAGCTTCACTGTTTGGGATGTAGGAGGACAAGATAAG ATTAGGCCTTTGTGGAGGCACTACTTTCAGAATACCCAAGGCCTTATCTTTGTCGTCGATAGTAACGACAGGGACAGAATTTTAGAAGCTAGAGACGAGCTGCATCGGATGTTGAACgag GATGAGCTAAGGGAGGCTATACTGCTGGTATTTGCCAATAAGCAAGACCTTCCAAATGCCATGAATGTTTCTGAAATTACTGATAAACTCGGGCTGCACTCAATTCGTCAACGACACTG GTATATCCAGAGTACTTGTGCCACTTCTGGGCAAGGACTCTACGAGGGTCTTGACTGGCTATCCAGCAATATCTCTGGCAAG GGATAA
- the LOC131336192 gene encoding ADP-ribosylation factor 2-B-like isoform X1: MGMTISRLLKILFARKEMRILMVGLDAAGKTTILYKLKLGEIVTTIPTIGFNVETVEYKNVSFTVWDVGGQDKIRPLWRHYFQNTQGLIFVVDSNDRDRILEARDELHRMLNEDELREAILLVFANKQDLPNAMNVSEITDKLGLHSIRQRHWYIQSTCATSGQGLYEGLDWLSSNISGKAS, translated from the exons ATGGGTATGACAATATCTCGGCTTCTAAAGATACTCTTTGCGAGGAAGGAAATGAGGATTCTGATGGTTGGTCTTGATGCTGCCGGAAAAACAACTATCCTTTACAAGCTGAAACTCGGAGAGATTGTCACTACCATACCCACAATCG GTTTTAATGTGGAAACTGTGGAATACAAGAACGTAAGCTTCACTGTTTGGGATGTAGGAGGACAAGATAAG ATTAGGCCTTTGTGGAGGCACTACTTTCAGAATACCCAAGGCCTTATCTTTGTCGTCGATAGTAACGACAGGGACAGAATTTTAGAAGCTAGAGACGAGCTGCATCGGATGTTGAACgag GATGAGCTAAGGGAGGCTATACTGCTGGTATTTGCCAATAAGCAAGACCTTCCAAATGCCATGAATGTTTCTGAAATTACTGATAAACTCGGGCTGCACTCAATTCGTCAACGACACTG GTATATCCAGAGTACTTGTGCCACTTCTGGGCAAGGACTCTACGAGGGTCTTGACTGGCTATCCAGCAATATCTCTGGCAAGGCAAGTTAA